The segment GGGGCTGGGCGCGGACACCCCGGTCGGGATCATGGGGTACTCCCAGGGCGGGCAGGCCAGCAGCTGGGCCGCCGAGCTACAGGGGTCGTACGCGCCGGAGCTGAAGGTCAAGGGCACGGCCACGGGCGGGGTCCCGGCGGACCTGATGAAGGTGGCCGCGTTCAACAACGGCTCCTACGGCTCCGGCCTGATCTTCATGGCGGCGGCCGGGCAGGACGCGGCCTTCCCCGAGCTGAAGCTGGACTCCTACCTCAACCCGGCGGGCCGGGCCCTGGTCGAGGGGATGAAGGAGAACTGCGTGGCCATCGACTCGATCGCCGGCTCCTTCAAGCGGATCTCCGACCTGACCACCCGCGACCCGCTCGCCCAGCCCGACTGGCAGGCCCGGCTGGACCAGAGCCGGCTCGGCCGCACGGCCCCGGCAGCGCCGGTGCTCCAGTACCACGCGCTGGGCGACGAGCTGATCCCGTACGCGGTGGGGCGGCAGCTGCGGGCGGACTGGTGCGCGCGGGGCGCCGACCTCCAGTTCGACACCGTCCTGCTCGGCGAGCACGTCAGCGGGGTGATCACCCACTCCCCGGCGGCCGCGAACTGGCTGGCGGACCGCTTCGCGGGCCGCGCCACGCACCCCGACTGCTGACCGGACCCGGTCCGTCCGCGCCTGCCCCGCCGGTTCACTCGCCGGCGGGGCAGGCGCGCGTCCCGGCGGGAAGGCGGCCGTCGATCAGGAAGCCGTCCACGTAGCCGCGCACGCAGGCGGAGGAGGGGTAGCCGGTGTGCCCCTCGCCCTTGTGGTCGACGACCACCGCCGATCCGAGGCGCCGGGCGGTCTCCTCCGTCCACTCGTACGGGGTCGCCGGGTCGCCCCGGGTGCCGACGAGGAGCATGCGCGGGGCGCCGGGGTGGTCGATGCGGCGGATGAAGTCGGTGCCGGCGGGGCGTCCGTAGCAGGCCAGCACGGTCATCAGCTGGCGCGGGCCGAAGATCTCGGAGACCTCGCGGAACCGTGGGCCGAGGTCCCCGACCTCCTTCGCGATCACCGACGGGTCGGCCTTGTCATTGCTCCGGTCCGGGTCGTCGGCGCAGTTCACGGCGGTGATGGCGGCCGAGGCGTTGTCGGCGGGCACCTGGGAGGGGGTGCCCGTGGCGGCCGGCTCGGCGGGGGCCGGCTCGGCGGGGGCCAGGAGCCCTTCGAGGCCGGCAGGGTCGCCCTCGCGCTCGGCCCGGCCCAGGGCGGCGGCCAGGTCCGGCCAAGAGGCCTTGTCGTAGAGGGCGCTGCCGATGGCGAGGACCGCGTCGTCGCCGGTGAACGGGGTTCCTCCGGTACCGGTCATCGGGTGCTCGTCGAGACGGGCGACGAGGGCGTTGACCCTCTCCTTGGCGGTACGGGTGTTCGTGCCGTAGACGCAGTCCTGCTGGTGGGCGCACCAGGTCAGGAAGTGGTCGAGGGCGCGCTGCTGGCCGCGTGCGGAGGCGAGGGCCTGCTCGGTGAGGGAGTCGGCGAGGCTGTCGACGCCGTCGAGGACCAT is part of the Streptomyces katrae genome and harbors:
- a CDS encoding lipase family protein; its protein translation is MRLRTSALVAAVTALVLSAWVPATAAQGAEEGSAARPGDIVDSAPSAFHPLPGQPTGTRAWKVHYRSTTADGAPNVVSGTVIVPQDGRTGPRPLITYAVGTVGLGDSCAPSNNLPYGTAMEANLIQQLTLRGWAVVVTDYEGLGTPGLHTYTVGPSAGHAVLDAARAAIRLPEAGLGADTPVGIMGYSQGGQASSWAAELQGSYAPELKVKGTATGGVPADLMKVAAFNNGSYGSGLIFMAAAGQDAAFPELKLDSYLNPAGRALVEGMKENCVAIDSIAGSFKRISDLTTRDPLAQPDWQARLDQSRLGRTAPAAPVLQYHALGDELIPYAVGRQLRADWCARGADLQFDTVLLGEHVSGVITHSPAAANWLADRFAGRATHPDC